The following proteins are co-located in the Bombus pyrosoma isolate SC7728 linkage group LG12, ASM1482585v1, whole genome shotgun sequence genome:
- the LOC122573702 gene encoding protein cramped isoform X1 — MENNAKNEDCEIHGINIVSKKEESSSQNVQNSSDAKVSVDSKNTQVRVVRGTKKIKLDVGDGNNLEKKDSKDEENNTEVKVKSLKRSCELWSMEDKNTFFKALNEYGKDFDALQSYFLSQGKKKGLPDVVIKNKEQIRHFYYRTWLKISKHLKFSEDVKKTSQELYGLINYGELRRKLPRIYEKVQLKLNELVYWGSTQVRLRGRTMRIKTPICRALRKLNQLEDWQEEIKLPPRITIELRPRNNMAWWQVQASSMNPRVRTLLPIQRRLSSLLIFLQQRWRPAKYNTFPNLENAVANEMKDNRLLRVAPPEGSKIALPMVNLGEYLTSNSVSLNSYEKRLGLKSSRMDLLGSEQYIKGVGKKGIKKNKVDKKCMSRTEDNCTMPDNNSDIDAIESSSNVAERPSTVSNTEKANPEQKTEFNRFPGRETIERIRKGWNIEEANTITVGDLFLMFGRESKVTLEYWWDWNHREQHVGESTSTTLRDDNLCLTLQKLLSIAKHSYGTSKVYDNTSGSNETVISSRILSTKASTFKRPLIPQTYQKIGTPDAFKTQLDKFTTRFSKRGRTVRQKSLIVQRVLPIISTTSNAPEDVTSNNQETNKINEPPINNDDQQNDKSPSIIINVSQEKNFLDELEAARVPKPTNSIITSATQILKEGEHQWLNSEVADFSLSSFLGQLESPMKISQRSQNENNIEDSRPSSDVVSHMQCLMGESSVDYMAKFANLASQIASDDNKK; from the exons atggaaaataacgCGAAAAATGAAGATTGTGAAATTCACGGGATTAATATAGTGagcaagaaagaagaaagttcatcccaaaatgtacaaaattctTCAGACGCAAAAGTTTCCGTGGATTCTAAGAATACTCAAGTTCGTGTCGTCCGAGGaacaaaaaagataaaattagaCGTTGGTGATGGTAATAACTTGGAAAAAAAAG atTCCAAGGATGAAGAAAACAATACAGAGGTGAAAGTAAAATCTTTGAAAAGATCTTGCGAATTATGGTCCATGGAGGATAAAAATACCTTTTTCAAAGCTTTAAACGAGTATGGAAAAGATTTTGATGCTCTACAAAGTTATTTCTTGAGtcagggaaagaaaaaaggtttACCAgatgttgtaataaaaaataaggaacAGATTAGgcatttttattacagaacTTGgctaaaaatatcgaagcacctaaaattttcagaag ATGTAAAAAAAACTTCGCAGGAATTGtatggattaattaattatggtGAACTTAGAAGAAAGTTACCACGAATATATGAAAAGGTACAGTTGAAATTAAATGAGTTAGTTTATTGGGGTTCAACACAAGTCAGACTTAGAGGAAGAACTATGAGAATTAAAACACCTATATGTAGAGCACTGAGAAAGCTGAATCAACTAGAAG attggcaagaagaaattaaacttCCCCCTAGGATAACAATAGAATTAAGGCCCCGTAATAATATGGCATGGTGGCAAGTACAAGCATCTTCGATGAATCCAAGAGTACGCACTCTATTGCCTATACAGAGACGTTTGTctagtttattaatatttctgcaACAAAGATGGAGACCTGCAAAGTATAACACA TTCCCCAATTTAGAAAATGCAGTTGctaatgaaatgaaagataatCGATTATTACGAGTAGCACCACCCGAAGGGAGCAAAATTGCCTTGCCAATGGTGAATCTTGGAGAGTATCTAACCAGCAACAGTGTCAGTTTAAATTCTTATGAAAAACGTCTAGGATTGAAAAGTTCCAGAATGGACCTATTAGGCTCAGAACAATACATAAAAGGAGttggaaagaaaggaattaaGAAAAACAAAGTAGACAAAAAATGCATGAGCCGTACAGAGGATAACTGTACCATGCCGGACAATAATAGTGATATAGATGCAATAGAATCTAGCAGTAATGTTGCAGAAAGACCGTCGACTGTTAGTAACACTGAAAAAGCTAATCCAGAGCAAAAAACAGAATTTAACAGATTTCCGGGAAGGGAAACTATTGAGAGAATTCGGAAGGGATGGAACATCGAGGAAGCAAATACCATTACTGTGGGGGACCTCTTTTTAATG tttGGTCGCGAATCGAAAGTTACGCTGGAATATTGGTGGGACTGGAATCATCGGGAACAACACGTTGGAGAATCTACATCAACAACTTTGCGCGATGATAATTTGTGTCTTACCTTGCAAAAGCTATTATCTATAGCGAAACATAGTTATGGCACGAGTAAAGTATATGATAATACTTCTGGAAGTAATGAAACTGTGATTTCCTCTCGAATACTTTCGACGAAAGCATCGACCTTTAAAAGACCTTTAATTCCACAAACTTATCAAAAGATTGGAACACCAGATGCTTTCAAAACGCAGTTAGAT AAGTTTACAACGCGTTTCAGTAAACGAGGTAGAACCGTGCGGCAAAAAAGTCTTATTGTACAGAGAGTATTGCCAATAATATCTACTACAAGCAATGCACCAGAAGACGTAACTTCTAATAatcaagaaacaaataaaataaatgagcctcctataaataatgatgatcaacaaaatgataaatcgCCATccataattataaatgtatcaCAGGAGAAAAATTTTTTGGATGAACTTGAAGCGGCAAGAGTTCCGAAACCTACGAATTCCATTATAACAAGCGCAACGCAAATACTTAAAGAGGGAGAACATCAATGGTTGAATAGTGAG gTAGCAGATTTTTCATTAAGTAGCTTTCTAGGTCAATTAGAGTCCCCCATGAAAATCTCACAGAGAagtcaaaatgaaaataacatagAAGATAGTCGGCCATCGTCCGAT GTCGTTTCACATATGCAGTGCTTGATGGGAGAGAGTAGTGTTGATTATATGGCGAAATTTGCAAACCTTGCATCGCAGATAGCATCGGAcgataacaaaaaataa
- the LOC122573702 gene encoding protein cramped isoform X2 — protein MVITWKKKDSKDEENNTEVKVKSLKRSCELWSMEDKNTFFKALNEYGKDFDALQSYFLSQGKKKGLPDVVIKNKEQIRHFYYRTWLKISKHLKFSEDVKKTSQELYGLINYGELRRKLPRIYEKVQLKLNELVYWGSTQVRLRGRTMRIKTPICRALRKLNQLEDWQEEIKLPPRITIELRPRNNMAWWQVQASSMNPRVRTLLPIQRRLSSLLIFLQQRWRPAKYNTFPNLENAVANEMKDNRLLRVAPPEGSKIALPMVNLGEYLTSNSVSLNSYEKRLGLKSSRMDLLGSEQYIKGVGKKGIKKNKVDKKCMSRTEDNCTMPDNNSDIDAIESSSNVAERPSTVSNTEKANPEQKTEFNRFPGRETIERIRKGWNIEEANTITVGDLFLMFGRESKVTLEYWWDWNHREQHVGESTSTTLRDDNLCLTLQKLLSIAKHSYGTSKVYDNTSGSNETVISSRILSTKASTFKRPLIPQTYQKIGTPDAFKTQLDKFTTRFSKRGRTVRQKSLIVQRVLPIISTTSNAPEDVTSNNQETNKINEPPINNDDQQNDKSPSIIINVSQEKNFLDELEAARVPKPTNSIITSATQILKEGEHQWLNSEVADFSLSSFLGQLESPMKISQRSQNENNIEDSRPSSDVVSHMQCLMGESSVDYMAKFANLASQIASDDNKK, from the exons ATGGTAATAACTTGGAAAAAAAA agatTCCAAGGATGAAGAAAACAATACAGAGGTGAAAGTAAAATCTTTGAAAAGATCTTGCGAATTATGGTCCATGGAGGATAAAAATACCTTTTTCAAAGCTTTAAACGAGTATGGAAAAGATTTTGATGCTCTACAAAGTTATTTCTTGAGtcagggaaagaaaaaaggtttACCAgatgttgtaataaaaaataaggaacAGATTAGgcatttttattacagaacTTGgctaaaaatatcgaagcacctaaaattttcagaag ATGTAAAAAAAACTTCGCAGGAATTGtatggattaattaattatggtGAACTTAGAAGAAAGTTACCACGAATATATGAAAAGGTACAGTTGAAATTAAATGAGTTAGTTTATTGGGGTTCAACACAAGTCAGACTTAGAGGAAGAACTATGAGAATTAAAACACCTATATGTAGAGCACTGAGAAAGCTGAATCAACTAGAAG attggcaagaagaaattaaacttCCCCCTAGGATAACAATAGAATTAAGGCCCCGTAATAATATGGCATGGTGGCAAGTACAAGCATCTTCGATGAATCCAAGAGTACGCACTCTATTGCCTATACAGAGACGTTTGTctagtttattaatatttctgcaACAAAGATGGAGACCTGCAAAGTATAACACA TTCCCCAATTTAGAAAATGCAGTTGctaatgaaatgaaagataatCGATTATTACGAGTAGCACCACCCGAAGGGAGCAAAATTGCCTTGCCAATGGTGAATCTTGGAGAGTATCTAACCAGCAACAGTGTCAGTTTAAATTCTTATGAAAAACGTCTAGGATTGAAAAGTTCCAGAATGGACCTATTAGGCTCAGAACAATACATAAAAGGAGttggaaagaaaggaattaaGAAAAACAAAGTAGACAAAAAATGCATGAGCCGTACAGAGGATAACTGTACCATGCCGGACAATAATAGTGATATAGATGCAATAGAATCTAGCAGTAATGTTGCAGAAAGACCGTCGACTGTTAGTAACACTGAAAAAGCTAATCCAGAGCAAAAAACAGAATTTAACAGATTTCCGGGAAGGGAAACTATTGAGAGAATTCGGAAGGGATGGAACATCGAGGAAGCAAATACCATTACTGTGGGGGACCTCTTTTTAATG tttGGTCGCGAATCGAAAGTTACGCTGGAATATTGGTGGGACTGGAATCATCGGGAACAACACGTTGGAGAATCTACATCAACAACTTTGCGCGATGATAATTTGTGTCTTACCTTGCAAAAGCTATTATCTATAGCGAAACATAGTTATGGCACGAGTAAAGTATATGATAATACTTCTGGAAGTAATGAAACTGTGATTTCCTCTCGAATACTTTCGACGAAAGCATCGACCTTTAAAAGACCTTTAATTCCACAAACTTATCAAAAGATTGGAACACCAGATGCTTTCAAAACGCAGTTAGAT AAGTTTACAACGCGTTTCAGTAAACGAGGTAGAACCGTGCGGCAAAAAAGTCTTATTGTACAGAGAGTATTGCCAATAATATCTACTACAAGCAATGCACCAGAAGACGTAACTTCTAATAatcaagaaacaaataaaataaatgagcctcctataaataatgatgatcaacaaaatgataaatcgCCATccataattataaatgtatcaCAGGAGAAAAATTTTTTGGATGAACTTGAAGCGGCAAGAGTTCCGAAACCTACGAATTCCATTATAACAAGCGCAACGCAAATACTTAAAGAGGGAGAACATCAATGGTTGAATAGTGAG gTAGCAGATTTTTCATTAAGTAGCTTTCTAGGTCAATTAGAGTCCCCCATGAAAATCTCACAGAGAagtcaaaatgaaaataacatagAAGATAGTCGGCCATCGTCCGAT GTCGTTTCACATATGCAGTGCTTGATGGGAGAGAGTAGTGTTGATTATATGGCGAAATTTGCAAACCTTGCATCGCAGATAGCATCGGAcgataacaaaaaataa
- the LOC122573710 gene encoding ETS-related transcription factor Elf-5-like isoform X1, whose amino-acid sequence MNLIMDPFNSYDRTDLVEVCPSFPNLNDDDDHFVLDMDSLVTLKTNALTTRSYEPPRKKCYFGDENNEIDGTGWSDKPIRNWCQEETINWLMSAASYIGQPYSLIQHSLAVPGNELVTFTRDDFINHDPMYGDRLYDLLHSQHISNILPPFNTIHPHSEDEYARINSNSTSDAESDNNSIDYQTTKRPPGRPRVLKPKKNSTSQGKLWEFIRDLLRNRETCPSLICWEDYSQAKFRFVKSDEVAKRWGSRKGNTKMTYEKLSRAMRYYYKSKIFQPVLGRRLVYQFGPNAKGWQTDNPNFRY is encoded by the exons ATGAACTTAATAATGGATCCGTTCAATAGTTACGATAGAACCGACTTAGTGGAG GTGTGCCCTTCGTTTCCTAATCTAAATGACGACGATGATCATTTCGTACTGGACATGGACTCATTGGTCACGTTGAAAACTAATGCCTTGACCACGCGTAGTTACGAACCTCCCCGAAAAAAGTGTTACTTTG gtgatgaaaataatgaaattgatggTACCGGTTGGTCTGATAAACCTATTAGAAACTGGTGTCAAGAAGAAACAATAAACTGGTTGATGTCTGCGGCATCTTATATCGGACAACCGTATAGTCTGATACAACATAGTCTTGCGGTACCAGGAAACGAGTTGGTCACCTTTACCAGAGACGATTTTATCAACCATGATCCTATGTACGGAGATCGACTCTATGACCTACTCCACTCTCAGCATATCTcgaatatac TTCCACCATTTAATACCATCCATCCTCATTCCGAAGACGAATATGCGCGAATTAATTCCAACAGTACATCAG acGCAGAATCAGATAATAATAGTATTGATTACCAAACTACCAAACGGCCACCAGGGAGACCAAGAGTAttaaaaccaaaaaaaaatt ctaCTAGCCAGGGAAAGCTTTGGGAATTCATCAGGGACCTCTTACGTAATCGAGAAACGTGTCCAAGTTTAATCTGTTGGGAAGATTATTCTCAAGCGAAATTTCGGTTCGTTAAAAGCGACGAGGTCGCGAAACGATGGGGTtcaagaaaaggaaacacaaAAATGACATACGAGAAACTGAGTCGAGCAATGAG gTACTattataaaagcaaaatttttCAACCTGTACTCGGTCGAAGATTAGTGTATCAATTTGGACCAAATGCAAAGGGTTGGCAAACTGATAATCCAAACTTCCGATATTAA
- the LOC122573710 gene encoding ETS-related transcription factor Elf-5-like isoform X2: protein MDSLVTLKTNALTTRSYEPPRKKCYFGDENNEIDGTGWSDKPIRNWCQEETINWLMSAASYIGQPYSLIQHSLAVPGNELVTFTRDDFINHDPMYGDRLYDLLHSQHISNILPPFNTIHPHSEDEYARINSNSTSDAESDNNSIDYQTTKRPPGRPRVLKPKKNSTSQGKLWEFIRDLLRNRETCPSLICWEDYSQAKFRFVKSDEVAKRWGSRKGNTKMTYEKLSRAMRYYYKSKIFQPVLGRRLVYQFGPNAKGWQTDNPNFRY, encoded by the exons ATGGACTCATTGGTCACGTTGAAAACTAATGCCTTGACCACGCGTAGTTACGAACCTCCCCGAAAAAAGTGTTACTTTG gtgatgaaaataatgaaattgatggTACCGGTTGGTCTGATAAACCTATTAGAAACTGGTGTCAAGAAGAAACAATAAACTGGTTGATGTCTGCGGCATCTTATATCGGACAACCGTATAGTCTGATACAACATAGTCTTGCGGTACCAGGAAACGAGTTGGTCACCTTTACCAGAGACGATTTTATCAACCATGATCCTATGTACGGAGATCGACTCTATGACCTACTCCACTCTCAGCATATCTcgaatatac TTCCACCATTTAATACCATCCATCCTCATTCCGAAGACGAATATGCGCGAATTAATTCCAACAGTACATCAG acGCAGAATCAGATAATAATAGTATTGATTACCAAACTACCAAACGGCCACCAGGGAGACCAAGAGTAttaaaaccaaaaaaaaatt ctaCTAGCCAGGGAAAGCTTTGGGAATTCATCAGGGACCTCTTACGTAATCGAGAAACGTGTCCAAGTTTAATCTGTTGGGAAGATTATTCTCAAGCGAAATTTCGGTTCGTTAAAAGCGACGAGGTCGCGAAACGATGGGGTtcaagaaaaggaaacacaaAAATGACATACGAGAAACTGAGTCGAGCAATGAG gTACTattataaaagcaaaatttttCAACCTGTACTCGGTCGAAGATTAGTGTATCAATTTGGACCAAATGCAAAGGGTTGGCAAACTGATAATCCAAACTTCCGATATTAA
- the LOC122573706 gene encoding protein arginine N-methyltransferase 3: MTDQAISSKDNYECEMDGTSDDDSGDDWEEVTEDFESIPCLFCNEVANNFSMALEHLIASHRFDLKNFIIKHSLDTYSYIKLINFIRHKNVLPDQLNALNIKTWESEEYLRPVIEDDPWLMFDIEDLEEKTTKPIAYTVNSENGCVTLSEAHFAELQRTIQTLRAQLEQRESACLLAIQQIDEMAEKAQKLILDGDLDENNTLSSSGNSNCNVDKGYFNIYSHFAIHHEMLTDKVRTESYRDAFLTNANRFSNCVVLDVGCGTGILSMFAAKTGCRKVISVDQSNVIYHAIDIVRENNLSDIITLKKGRLEDINLDEDKVDAIVSEWMGYFLLFEGMLDTVIYARDNYLTPGGILLPNRCTLSIVGSGDTRRYVELIDYWSNVYGFKMSCMKAEVLREPSIEICNADELITSTVEIQAFDLYKVTKDCVNFSSPFEFKVKKTGSLTAIVGYFDIFFDLDNPIYFSTGPYSPPTHWKQTVFSLNEPISITEGEILRGKLVCRRHVRDIRGLMVTIHIKNTSQVYYLE; encoded by the exons atgaCAGATCaag CTATTTCTTCAAAAGATAATTACGAATGTGAAATGGATGGAACAAGTGATGATGATAGCGGAGATGATTGGGAAGAAGTGACAGAAGATTTTGAATCTATACCGTGCCTTTTTTGTAATGAAGTTGCCAATAACTTTTCTATGGCATTAGAGCATCTAATAGCTTCACATagatttgatttaaaaaacttTATAATCAAACATTCTTTAGATACTTATTCGTACAtcaaattgattaattttattagacataaaaatgttttacctGATCAGTTAAATGCattgaatataaaaacatgGGAAAGTGAGGAATACTTAAGACCTGTTATAGAAGATGACCCTTGGTTAATGTTTG ATATTGAAGATTTAGAAGAAAAGACAACGAAACCTATTGCATATACTGTGAATTCAGAAAATGGGTGTGTCACATTATCTGAGGCACATTTTGCTGAATTACAAAGAACAATACAAACACTTAGAGCACAATTGGAACAACGTGAATCAGCATGTCTTTTGGCAATACAG CAAATAGATGAAATGGCAGAAAAAGCACAAAAATTGATCTTAGATGGTGATTTAGATGAAAACAATACTCTCAGCTCTTCTGGTAATTCTAATTGTAATGTTGATAAGGgttactttaatatttacagCCATTTTGCCATACACCATGAGATGTTAAca gACAAAGTACGAACCGAAAGTTATAGAGATGCATTCTTAACAAATGCTAACAGATTTAGTAATTGTGTGGTATTAGATGTTGGTTGTGGAACTGGAATTTTGTCTATGTTTGCAGCAAAAACTGGATGTCGCAAAGTAATTAGTGTTGATCAATCAAATGTAATATATCATGCAATCGATATAGTGAG agaaaataatttaagtgACATTATCACTTTAAAAAAAGGTCGGCTGGAAGACATTAATCTCGATGAAGATAAAGTAGATGCGATTGTGTCTGAGTGGATGGGATATTTCCTTCTATTCGAGGGTATGTTAGATACAGTGATATATGCGAGAGATAACTATTTGACTCCTGGCGGAATACTTCTTCCTAATAGATGCACACTCAGTATTGTGGGAAGTGGAGATACTA GGAGATATGTCGAACTCATTGATTATTGGTCAAACGTGTATGGTTTTAAAATGAGCTGTATGAAAGCGGAGGTTTTACGTGAACCGAGTATAGAGATTTGTAACGCCGACGAATTAATAACTAGCACTGTTGAGATACAAGCATTCGATTTATACAAAGTAACAAAAGATTGcgtaaatttttcatcgcCTTTcgaatttaaagtaaaaaagacTGGATCGTTAACTGCGATTGTTGGCTATTTTGATATCTTCTTTGACTTGGACAAtccaatttattttagtaCGGGACCTTATTCGCCTCCAACACATTGGAAGCAAACAGTATTTTCATTGAATGAACCTATTAGCATTACCGAAG gGGAAATTTTACGTGGTAAATTAGTCTGTCGTAGACATGTTAGAGATATTCGAGGACTAATGGTTACAATTCATATTAAGAATACTAGCCAGGTTTATTACTTAGAATAA
- the LOC122573709 gene encoding uncharacterized protein LOC122573709 → MIFPPDIWEHIFLYVDPLTLINLKIICKCWKEIIDKVLQQSTLWHKLCKDKIPEHFWTTLCETLSPKKYTNFYEKHDVKFWIAMYKLWIKCKNMKKCNAQSKCIKPLKDHHSEYITCIDTSGNLLAMGTSAGFVYFYNIPNLRTSKHIVDHMEYIESVKLLRDETSIVCISSSINNHICFWDVSTLKPIDKTRGKLICTSYSYCYIAMHNIISIVGSIPKTVYELDSDNIIAIGADNNKVLLYTKGGCCVDLTLNTNQKDYTLIHVNSYTRVQPLNIRIRRYYVFKPNIIACITEYGYVGFLVQGKEWKIYNLFPILHGTPTAILIYAHVLILGLDSGNVHIYYINDFGAIDFNTINSNKLCPDSSTVISLNIMVNIEEYLIIGYHKKFYIVKFM, encoded by the exons ATGATTTTCCCTCCCGATATATGGgaacatatatttttgtatgtcGATCCGCTAACacttataaatttgaaaataatttgtaaatgttgGAAGGAAATTATCGATAAAGTTTTGCAG CAAAGTACCCTGTGGCATAAATTGTGCAAAGATAAAATTCCTGAACATTTTTGGACCACTTTATGCGAAACATTGAGTCCAAAgaaatatactaatttttatgaGAAACATGATGTTAAATTTTGGATAGCTATGTATAAATTATGGATTAAATgcaaaaacatgaaaaaatgtaatgcACAAAGTAAATGTATTAAGCCATTAAAAGACCATCATTCAGAATATATTACTTGTATAGATACTTCAG GAAATCTATTAGCAATGGGGACATCTGCAggattcgtttatttttacaatattccCAATTTACGTACAAGCAAACATATAGTTGATCATATGGAATATATAGAAAGTGTAAAGCTTCTCAGAGAtg aaacaaGTATTGTTTGTATATCTAGTTCTATAAATAATCACATATGCTTTTGGGATGTGAGTACATTGAAGCCAATTGATAAAACCCGTGGAAAGTTAATTTG TACAAGTTACAGTTATTGCTATATCGCCatgcataatataataagtattgtGGGATCAATACCAAAAACTGTGTATGAACTTGATTCAGATAATATTATTGCTATTGGTGCAGacaataataaa GtacttttatatacaaaagGAGGGTGCTGTGTAGATTTGACTTTGAATACAAATCAAAAGGATTATACACTGATACATGTAAACTCTTATACACGTGTTCAACCACTAAATATAAGAATTCGTcgttattatgtatttaaaccAAATATAATTGCCTGTATTACAG AATATGGATATGTGGGTTTTTTAGTACAAGGAAAAGAATGGAAgatctataatttatttcctattttacaTGGAACACCTActgcaattttaatatatgcgCATGTGCTCATTTTGGGATTGGACTCAG GAAAtgttcatatatattatataaacgatTTTGGAGCAATTGATTTTAATACTATTAATTCAAACAAATTGTGTCCTGACTCCTCAactgttatttcattaaatataatggTTAATATtgaggaatatttaattattggttaccacaaaaaattctatattgtTAAGTTTATGTGA